Within the Tenrec ecaudatus isolate mTenEca1 chromosome 7, mTenEca1.hap1, whole genome shotgun sequence genome, the region cctcaagccTGTGCCCCCTCCACACCTCCGCCAGCGGCTGGGAACCTGCTACCCAGCCCAGCGGTTGTCAATGGTGCCAGGGGACCTTCAGTAGTGTGGCTGGCGTGGAGCGCTTCCCGCACCCGGCTGCCCCTGTCCCCTGCCGCTAGGCATCGGATTTTTAGTTTCTGACCCTGGGAAATCCAAGCCTTGTAGGTTAGGTTGTGCTTGTGTCAGAGGGTCCCGGGAAGCATCCATCGGAAAGGTTGGATTGTAGCAATTGAGTCgaaggggtttttttgtttgtttgtttgtttattgtgagGAGTAATTCACCAGACGGTGCATGCCTAAATGCAGCATTTTTCTTGTCTCAGTTTTGGGAAGTCATCAGTGATGAGCACGGAATCGACCCCACTGGCAGTTACCATGGCGACAGCGACTTGCAGCTGGAGCGAATCAATGTCTACTACAATGAAGCCACTGGTAATTGCCTTAACCCCTTCCCCTCTTTTCTCCGAGATGGTTCCTAGGGTGTGGCTGGTGGGAGGGCAGATGAAGGATTGAAGACTCCCTCTCCTCACCACAGTGGGTTTCGGTGGACATCTCTGTGCTCGCCCTCGTTTTTTGGCAGCCTGGTCCTTTTGGGGGCCACGGCAGTGCTTTTGAGGAGGAGCCAGAACGCCGTGTCTGTCGGTCTCAGTCCAGCCTTTGTCCTGTGCAGGTAACAAATATGTACCTCGCGCCATCCTGGTAGATCTGGAGCCTGGCACCATGGACTCGGTCAGATCTGGACCATTTGGCCAAATCTTCAGGCCTGACAACTTCGTCTTTGGTGAGTGAGTGGTGACTGTGGGGCTCATTTTACACTGGGCAGCtatcaggggaggggagggctgctaAAATAAAGGATGAAGAACATTCAGGTGTAGGCCAAATTAATCCtcattaaggtgaccagattttaatattggtaaagcgggacaccattattaaaactcatatcctggcaaaatagccacatggcaaccGAAAACTGTATACCTTAGCTTGTCGGGCATTTTTTCCAAAAAtctggactgtcccgccaaaaggaggacgtctggtcaccttagtcttcatctaaaacccaaactcactgttatggatcaattctgactcatagtgaccatattagGGCAGAGGAGACTGGCCCCTTTGAGTTTTCaatgttgtaaatctttacagaagcagaaaatcTCAGTTTTCTCCTGAGGGGTAGTGGATGGGTTTCAACCCCTGACCTTATGCCTTGAAAGGGACACATAGCCCACTATACCATCGGGCTACTAGTTTTCAtgtagactagaaagaaaggggaaaaattacTTTGTGCTTAGGCCGGGTCTCCTAGACTCTGTTCTTTATAATTATATCCATGGTCAAATATTTTAAGGTCTGGTCATTTTGGTGGTGATTTGAAGCAATGTCATCTGAGTGCTGACTCGTTAATCTATATTAAGGAGTTTAAGATAAGAAAGCATTTAATCTACTCACTAGTGACTGATGAAGTCCCTTTCCCTGTGCAGGCCAGAGTGGCGCGGGCAATAACTGGGCAAAGGGCCACTACACAGAAGGAGCAGAACTGGTGGACTCCGTTCTGGACGTAGTAAGAAAAGAGTCTGAGAGCTGTGACTGTCTCCAGGGCTTCCAGCTGACCCACTCTCTGGGGGGCGGAACAGGGTCCGGGATGGGCACCCTGCTCATCAGCAAGATCAGGGAGGAGTACCCCGACCGCATCATGAACACCTTCAGCGTCATGCCCTCCCCGAAGGTGTCAGATACCGTGGTCGAGCCCTATAATGCCACCCTGTCTGTCCACCAGCTGGTGGAGAACACAGATGAAACCTACTGCATTGACAATGAGGCCCTCTATGACATTTGCTTCCGCACCCTTAAACTGACCACCCCCACGTATGGAGACCTCAACCACCTGGTGTCAGCCACCATGAGCGGGGTCACCACCTGCCTGCGTTTCCCGGGCCAGCTGAATGCGGACCTCCGCAAACTGGCCGTGAATATGGTGCCCTTCCCGCGGCTGCACTTCTTCATGCCTGGCTTTGCCCCCCTCACCAGCCGGGGCAGCCAGCAGTACCGCGCCCTGACCGTGCCCGAGCTCACCCAGCAGATGTTCGACTCCAAGAACATGATGGCCGCCTGCGACCCCCGCCATGGCCGCTACCTGACCGTGGCCGCCATCTTCCGGGGCCGCATGTCCATGAAGGAGGTGGACGAGCAGATGCTCAACGTGCAGAACAAGAACAGCAGCTACTTCGTGGAGTGGATCCCCAACAACGTCAAGACGGCCGTCTGTGACATCCCGCCCCGAGGCCTGAAGATGTCAGCTACCTTCATCGGCAACAGCACGGCCATCCAGGAGCTGTTCAAGCGCATCTCGGAGCAGTTCACCGCCATGTTCCGGCGCAAGGCCTTCCTGCACTGGTACACGGGCGAGGGCATGGACGAGATGGAGTTCACCGAGGCCGAGAGCAACATGAACGACCTGGTGTCCGAGTACCAGCAGTACCAGGATGCCACCGCCGATGAGCAAGGGGAgtttgaggaggaggagggggaggaggaggcttaAATTCAGAACTGAAAAACCGATTAGGGAAAGATTTGGGAGGAAAGCAGGGGAGGGGGTGTGTTCTGATGAAATCTCTTGGAAGTTAAAGGAAAGAAGCATGGTGTATGTGGGTGTGCACTGGATCTCGGTGCTCTTCGCTGTTGCctgtcactgttttttttttctttttgtaggaTTGATTACATCCATGTAACAATTGCGATATTTCTGAAGTACTGTGGTAATGGCTAAACTCACATAAAAATGTGTGTCCTTAACTGTgtcctcttctctttcttttgccTTTTCTCTTTTTGGGGTTCTTTATTATCAACATAAATGTAAGCTTCGGGACACACTacattgaattatttttttataggGACAAGATGAGTATATTCAAATGAATTTCCTCTATGGGAAAATTGGTCCAAATACAATCACGCCCAGTTTAaggtgagagaaaaaaaacaatctATAATGCCTTGAAATACATATTTTATTAGTTGGAAGGAAACTGAAAGTAcactaaatatattttcatgtataAATCCTCATAAATAGATATAAAACATacaaaccagttgctgttgagtagaCTTGAATTCACGGGGTGAGCTATAGTAAAATTGCTTCACTGGGTTTTATAAGTTACAGtaactttatggaagcaaactgcccggccttttcaaaggcacctctggatgggtCAAATGACCAGTCTTTGGGCTAATAGGTAAGCAGTTAATTCTTTccaccatccagggactcctaGGTAGGTAAATACCattcagtcagctctgactcgtaGTCACCTCATGTACAACAAACTGAAAGTAcactaaatatattttcatgtataAATCATTTCCCAGTCCCATGCCATTCTCATGATTTCCCGAATTCATTCTATCCTTGTAGGACTGAACTAATCCATCTCACCAAGAGTCTCCGTTGGTCTATCTGGCACGCGATCCTCCTTTTGTTAGGTCGGTAAAGAGAAACCAATCCACTGACatttatgaaagagctttatatcaagaaatagctaTAGATCATCTCATCCCAGTCCAacccaagtccttaagtctgatggtagtgtgtaagtccctcttcagactcgtgtagCCACATGTCAGTGCTTCCAAATGATGAACCAGgaggtaggaagatcacaggctggtggatgcagaatcCTGTGGAAACATGTCGGCACTGGCAGCtctcagcaggcaggaaggcaatgtggcagagagagagagagatggtctcCAGTGTCTGACACTCGGCTTATGATATCAGGTAGGTATCATCAGTCTGCGACCTCACTGATAGGTTGAACGCCACCTCTAGCCAAGAGTATCTAGAAGTGTTTACAGTTGAAGtaaaatcatgtaactaccacactggtcCAGGAATCTGTCTTTCCCGAGGCTGTGTCGAAAGCAAgggtgttctcttgtgatccatatggTTCTGTTCGGATCCATAGGGTTTTGATTTGCTAAGTGTTTAATGAAATCTATAGGCCATtcatcctagtctgtcttagtctgaaagcttttTGGAAATCTGCCCACAGTGGGCGGCCCTGCTGTAACTTCCAGCATTAGAACAACAAGCAAGCCACTACAGTACAACTGAAGTGGAAATCCTAGTATGCGTTTATTTCCTTTACCAAAAAAAGAGAGGAAACTTGAATATGCACATAATGCAAAATCCCAAAGGATGGTGTTAGATGCTACTCTCTTCGTTCGCAAATTTCCTCTCTTTTATCCTTGCAAAAGTATATGTTTTCAAACTGACATAGACTATTCCCTTTTGTGTACTCACACTTGGGCTGATCCTATAAATATTCTTCTGCAGCTTACTTATTTTCAGTTAGCAGTATGTCATGATAGAGAACTATCATACACAGCATTTATTACATTTTAGCCTGTAAACCAGTTCCCTACAAAAAggcattttggttgtttctactatttttttcttcagtgccACAATGACTAATTTCTTATGTCATTGTGCACATGAGGAAAGCCATCCTGCAAATTTCTTTAAGTACAGTTTTGTGTAAACAGGTATATGATTGATAATGTGCATTTTAAATCAAAAGAGTGAATCACCTGTGCCTAGGAAGAATCATAGATTTAGAAATAATATTTCAAGCAATTTTTCCTCTCAACATCAGGtctattcaatttaaaattacgaGTTGTTGgggaatttttctttaaaaataaatttttaaaagcagtCATAATTGCTAGATTATTGAATTCTTACCATGTGAGTTAGAGGGTAACTCACTCAAGGTCATATATCCAACAGCTGGGATTTGAAGCCATGTCTGACTCCATACTTGAACTCAAAGTCACTAAAGAAACCATTTCAATAAGTAATTTTAGTTAAGATTATATGCTCCTCCAGGATTAATTACACTTTCTCCAAAAGTTCTGACTGCTATGCTCATTTAGTTTCTATTTGGAGGAAATTAATAGGAGTATATAAGTTACAAAAAACTGCACAACATTTTATGTACATGTAAGTAGGATAAAAAATTAAGTCTTGGTTTACAAGTTTTCCAATTTTTAGACTAATTCAGAGAGAAAATAGAATTTAGAATATAATCATTGATTTCATCCAATTTATTacaaaaatgagaaagaaaaccaaacccactgctactgggtcaatccaactcatagcaatcccaaaCTAGAGATCTTTATTGGAGCAAAAGGCCTCATTTCATATTAAAAAGGTTGAAGTCATTTTTGAAGAATATAAGTAGTGTCATTCTAAGTAGTGTGAAAATAAATTAATTCCATCAAATGTCTCCTATATATGGAAAAGAGTAGCAGTTCACATCACAGTGTTAAACATCATATGAATTTGACCTCGTGGTAAGGGGGATCCAACAAGGGTTGAGTTAGTGACTCCTGCTCTAATTTTCAATATTTGACGGGAATTGGCAGGTGTTTCTCCTGTTAAGCTGGTGTAAAGCTTAGGATCCTCTCTACTTAGCCAGGGACATACACTCCCTACAACCTGTCATTCAAGTACCCAGTAattttgaaaagaatgggaccacagCCAAGTGCCTCTTGGCATACTCCTTAAGGGTTAGATTTGGGGAATTGTGATCATTCAAAAGCAGGAAATGATTAGATGAAAAAGaggacaggaaaaaaagaaaagaaagaaagaacaagaggACAGGAAGCCACAAAGCAGGCAAGTCTGCTAGCCTATCAACCTGTCTACATGTGCACACAACTATGGCGTACATGACATGGTCAGAATAATCGACACCAGATGGGCTAGGCAAGAAGATGCTCTGGGGGCTCAAGAACGATTGTGCACATGATGCAGACCTTAAATGCACAGCTAGGATTGTTGAAAGCACTGGTGCTAGAGATAGTGGCGGTGGCGATATTGGCAGTGATGATGGTGCTGGTAATAGATGAAGCATTGGTAGTGATGGGAATTGTGATTCAAAAATCAGGAAATGTTCCTATGAGTGCCTAGATCAAGAGACACTTTTTGGAACCTTTAGTGTCCTTTGTTACGTTACCATTTTATACGCAGAGTTGGTATGATGGTGGAAGGACTTGTAACTGGCTGTGGTAGTAGAaggagtggtgatggtggtgctggTAGAAATGGAAGTGGTAATGTAATGGTGGTGTCATGATAGTATGATTGTTATGGTGTGACagaagtggtggtggtagtaataATGGAAGTGGCAGTGGTGATGATGTAATGGTAACGCTGGTGATTATGGTAGAgatgatggtggtagtggtgcaGGTGATGATGGAGATGGGGGTGATGGTGATGACAATAGTGTTGGCAACAGTCATGGTGGTAGAATAGAAGGTTGTTGATGTTATTGGTGATAGAGCTAGTGATGATTGAGGTGATTTTATTGATAATGATGGTGCTGGGGGTAGTAGGAGCTTTGATGGTGATGTAATTGTGATGGTTGTGTGTGAATGAGTGATGATGGTAAAGGTGGTGATTGCAATATAGTGtcagtggtgatgatggtggtggtgtgtatAAATGAGTGGTGATGGTAGTGATAGAGATGGTGATGGAACTagtggttgtgtcatctacattcaCAAGTGAACCAAATTTGTCGAACACATACAGCTTATTAGATATTTACCTCATGTAATCCTCGCAGGAATTATATAGTTTGGGTGATTTTGATTGTGTCCAATCaaattaaaatttgttttaaattgaAACAATTAAAATGTGTTTACAAAAGGAGTCAAGTTCAAGCCATTGAGTTGTCTCTCatgtctgttccaactcatggtgaccctgtgtattccagagtagaactactttttgggttttcttctctccccacccccaaatagtTTTATAACAAGATCCAGACATCATattattcaatagttcagtcatgtcaagcagtattgtataatcaTGAGcagaatcattttcaaaatattttcttccttcttgtagtcCTTAATATAGGCTCCCTATTACTCCCTCCCCTGCTATAACCTCCAGGAACCCTTAGTATAGTGATTGTCTCTATAAATTCACCACAATTTATACCAAAAAGCATAGAAAGATATATAACAGAAAGTCAAGAACACTATCAATGTAAacaaatacagcagagataagcctcattcagaaaaaaacaatagcaaatatatatatatatgtatatattaaaaaccagatcaaaatataaagggagctcaaatgacaagattttaacccttcaagtcagatttataattttaatattcttctataGGGTTTTATTAGCagtaatttttacagaagcagattgcaagGTCTTTCTTCAATGCtcccactgggtgggttcaaatcaccaatTTTTGGCTTagtaaacaacaaacaaaaagcaaacccactgccatccagttaatcacaagtcatagtgacactataaaaGCTGTAAACCTTTGCTGGAGCAGAAATCCTCGTCTTTCTACTGAGgatcatctggtgggtttgaaccaccaatcttacaAGAGagtatgaccagagctccttaattgACCTACAAAAGGTCCTTGAAATATGTTATCCTAACAGGAGGTCATAATTGAGTAGTAACCAAGCCAACTGCAATTGATTTAGTgattactcatagtgaccctacagaacagagtagaactgaccctgtgggtttctgaggctgtaagatctttacaggagtggatagCTTTAACTTTGTTCTGAAGAGAGACAGACTGATGAATTTGAACGAATGACCCTAATCTAATATGTTACATTGGCTCATTACAAGAGGGCTAAGAGTAGGTAATTACTGGCTCACATAATCGAAAAATCTAGGGGCAGATCTTTGAGATTCCATTGTGGCAACATCCTTGAAGTATACCATAGAACGTTCTCTCTTAATAGTGATCCAATGTGGTTAATAGTCAGAGGCTCTGTGAAATCCTCTTGAAAGAAAACTTCTTTTAAAAGTGGACAAAACTCAAGAACCTGAGTTCTGGACCTCCGCTGCGAAGCAGAAACCTCCACGAATTACACCCTGGTGCTACAGAAGGAAAAAATTGGCACAAAGGACCCGCTAACAGCCATGGATTCTGTGCTTCCCTGGAAGGACGTCTGTGGGGCTTCCCCTCACTCCACCATGCTGGACTTCAGTACAGAAGAGGGTAAAAGGTGAGTTGAGTTTCATGTCCACGCTTATGAACACTGTGGAGGAAACTAACACTTTCCCAGTAACATGCTAGGGTGTGGGGAGTCAAATCTGCATTTAGGAGAAATAATGTGATTGAACATGGGCGGGAAGTTTCACAGGTTTCTGCACTCTGGAATTAAGAAAATCAAACACTACTTACTGTATTCAACATGATAAAGGAGATTCAGTTCAGCTGAAGGGACTCTAGATGGAACTCTCGGGGATTGGACTGTGATAATGATTCCCTGGAATACTGGGGGACAATCCAGCCCTGAGCAGTGAAGAGTTAGGTGTTCCCAAGTCTAGGAAAAATCAACACATGAGAGTTGGAACTGCATCTCTCCATGAACTCAGAGTTCAAAGAGCTTTCACACAAAGAGCCCAGGCACAAAGGGACTCTGGACCCTGCTCTGTCATACAGTCAGTGAATCTTCTTGGACAGGTGAGTGTCCAGTGTCTTGGATATTCTGTTCTCTCTTCCTTTGTGTTGGTTGTACTAATCATTGCCTGGCGTTCCCTGAGGACTTGGGAGCTGGCCTCACAACCCAGATTTTGATGAGGGCAgtatttcattgttttctttctactgCTATTCAGGGTAGGCTAGTATCAAACTACCTAGCCACCCTTGATTCTCAGGGCTCTACAACAGATTCGTAGGGATTGCTGTTAGCCAGCAACAAATATAgaaaagccaagccaagccaagccttgGAAGCAGCAGTACTTCTCTGTGCACATGCACAGACAGAGAAAATAGCTCAATTGACTGGGACACATGCAGATCTGGATGCAGAGAAGGTCCTTGAGGAGTAGAACCTatgaggaagtgtatggaaaTTATCATTAGCTGCTTgaaatatttggggggggggaattgacaaaaatacagaaaagcagAAGAGAAGATAGAGGAACTCAGGAGAGCACTACAAGATGAatctgaggagggaggggaggggaggactggaagggagtgaccaagagcaaggtaactgagaggaactactgaatccagaatgaaggccaaacatggtaatgggtcgggaggaaagtgaaaggaaatagaggaaaggagtaggaggcaaagtgcatacagagaaacctaaatacagacatgtacatatgtaaatatatttatgattatgggggcaatagatttatatgcatatatttataggttcagtagtagggtagcagatggacattgggcctcctcatgcataatcccacaatacaatagcacctcgccctgctaagcagccattgcaggatacccatcttcccgacatgatcactgaagacagccgtgtgtgtaagcaaatgtggtgaagaaagctgatggtgcccggctatcaaaaaaagatatagtgtctggggtcttaaagtcttgaaggcaaataagcggccatctagctcagaagcaacaaagcccacagagaagaaacacatggcctaagcgaatacaaggtgttgaatggaccatgtagcagatacaaaggaacaaaaacaatcattgtgtgatcaccttcctcacataatggctgaagacgaaagtgtgcataagcaagtgtggtgaagaaggcggatggtgcccggctactgagagatatagcgtctggggacttaaaggcttgaaagcaaacaagcggccatctagcccagaagcaaccgagcccacac harbors:
- the LOC142453696 gene encoding tubulin beta-2B chain — its product is MREIVHIQAGQCGNQIGAKFWEVISDEHGIDPTGSYHGDSDLQLERINVYYNEATGNKYVPRAILVDLEPGTMDSVRSGPFGQIFRPDNFVFGQSGAGNNWAKGHYTEGAELVDSVLDVVRKESESCDCLQGFQLTHSLGGGTGSGMGTLLISKIREEYPDRIMNTFSVMPSPKVSDTVVEPYNATLSVHQLVENTDETYCIDNEALYDICFRTLKLTTPTYGDLNHLVSATMSGVTTCLRFPGQLNADLRKLAVNMVPFPRLHFFMPGFAPLTSRGSQQYRALTVPELTQQMFDSKNMMAACDPRHGRYLTVAAIFRGRMSMKEVDEQMLNVQNKNSSYFVEWIPNNVKTAVCDIPPRGLKMSATFIGNSTAIQELFKRISEQFTAMFRRKAFLHWYTGEGMDEMEFTEAESNMNDLVSEYQQYQDATADEQGEFEEEEGEEEA